In a genomic window of Siphonobacter curvatus:
- a CDS encoding MGH1-like glycoside hydrolase domain-containing protein, with protein MNQPRLLPFLRRYFSGVCWLGWLLLTACTSQKSTLYTRELQRLKDASKQTLSAHVDEFNQYANRPASDGPFNAGNNKAFLLENVPLFRSSADSLTKVYNYRWWMISKHLKEYDDPEDHKKYWVVTEFFGVKPWASLSGAITCPAGHQFYDVRWLRDDTFLKSYADYFMRGSASRLPQRENGNFLTYLSRPESHHFSSWMVNGVEAFQKIHPDPQWLHAVLPAMEKHQQVWDSLFTVHRPQAKTAGMYKILDLYDGMEFSLSAVLGLIESQGPYSLYTKDNWRKYYLGWETTGNAAQSQQAKDYPTAFRKGYPDYYLVRPSVNSYAYGNLKSLADLYRWDQVRYTNKHTKAEKYAAKAQALQQKVLNVLWNTQDQFFNTLSAGDNAFGVGDFEARVRESVGYTPWYFQLIPKQNYQTYAKAWDLFASQKGFYNAAGMTTAEQQHPYYNEQAYAWNGRGWPFENSVVYKGYANYLRSYQGNSSAAQKQLLYDYIEKLARMHGTKELNIGEWYIPSNGKTFGGESDYFHSTFPDIIIEDLIGFTSFHEDQFSVSPLVPEQQWDYFYLGNIRYHGHDVDIIWKKDWDSATPGNQSKLCIWVDQKLKASRDQLHGEITVQLPK; from the coding sequence ATGAATCAACCTCGACTCCTTCCATTCCTACGTCGCTATTTCTCCGGGGTTTGTTGGCTGGGCTGGCTTCTCCTGACGGCCTGTACCAGTCAAAAATCAACCTTGTATACCCGTGAATTACAGCGATTAAAAGATGCCTCCAAACAAACCTTGTCCGCTCACGTGGATGAGTTCAACCAATATGCCAATCGTCCGGCGTCCGATGGCCCCTTTAACGCTGGTAACAATAAAGCGTTTTTACTGGAAAACGTGCCTTTGTTTCGTAGCTCCGCTGACAGTCTGACCAAGGTTTATAATTACCGCTGGTGGATGATTAGCAAACACCTGAAAGAATACGACGATCCCGAAGACCACAAAAAATACTGGGTGGTGACCGAGTTTTTCGGCGTGAAACCCTGGGCTTCCCTCAGCGGAGCCATTACCTGTCCCGCCGGGCATCAGTTTTATGACGTACGCTGGCTGCGGGATGATACCTTTCTCAAGTCCTACGCGGATTATTTCATGCGGGGCTCGGCTTCCCGGCTACCGCAGCGGGAGAACGGAAATTTCCTGACGTATCTGAGTCGACCGGAAAGCCACCATTTTTCGAGCTGGATGGTGAACGGCGTGGAGGCTTTTCAGAAAATTCATCCCGATCCGCAATGGCTACACGCGGTATTGCCCGCAATGGAAAAGCATCAGCAGGTCTGGGATTCCTTGTTTACGGTGCACAGGCCCCAAGCCAAAACGGCGGGCATGTACAAAATACTCGATCTGTACGATGGCATGGAATTCAGCCTTTCGGCCGTTCTGGGTCTGATTGAAAGTCAGGGGCCGTATAGCCTGTATACAAAAGACAACTGGCGGAAATACTACCTGGGTTGGGAAACGACCGGTAATGCCGCTCAATCGCAACAGGCCAAAGACTATCCTACGGCTTTCCGGAAAGGGTATCCGGACTATTATCTGGTCCGGCCTTCCGTGAATAGTTATGCTTACGGCAACCTCAAGTCGCTGGCTGATCTGTACCGATGGGATCAGGTCCGGTATACAAACAAGCATACGAAAGCAGAGAAGTATGCAGCCAAAGCTCAGGCCCTTCAACAAAAGGTACTGAATGTGCTCTGGAACACGCAGGATCAATTTTTCAATACGCTGAGTGCCGGAGACAATGCCTTTGGTGTCGGCGATTTTGAGGCCCGGGTACGGGAGTCGGTGGGATACACGCCCTGGTATTTTCAGTTGATACCAAAGCAGAACTACCAGACCTACGCGAAAGCCTGGGACCTGTTTGCTTCGCAGAAAGGCTTTTACAATGCGGCGGGTATGACGACGGCGGAACAGCAACATCCCTACTACAACGAACAGGCCTATGCCTGGAACGGCCGGGGCTGGCCTTTTGAAAATTCAGTCGTGTATAAAGGATACGCCAACTACCTGCGATCGTATCAGGGAAATAGTTCGGCCGCCCAGAAACAACTCTTGTACGACTACATCGAGAAGCTCGCCCGGATGCATGGTACGAAAGAACTGAACATTGGCGAATGGTACATTCCGAGTAACGGGAAGACGTTCGGCGGCGAGTCCGATTACTTCCACTCCACATTTCCGGATATTATCATCGAAGACCTGATTGGGTTTACCTCCTTTCATGAAGATCAGTTTTCCGTGTCTCCTTTGGTACCCGAGCAGCAGTGGGACTATTTCTACCTGGGTAATATCCGCTACCACGGGCACGATGTGGATATCATCTGGAAAAAAGACTGGGATTCAGCCACGCCGGGTAATCAAAGTAAGCTTTGCATCTGGGTGGATCAAAAACTCAAAGCGAGCCGGGATCAGCTCCACGGAGAAATCACGGTTCAATTACCGAAGTGA
- a CDS encoding MarR family winged helix-turn-helix transcriptional regulator: MTDSIFNLEQQNSSVDAKIVAGLERVGEVFRVLLWQQSRDTGLSPIQIQVLLFLAFHEPTQCKVGYLAKEFNLTKPTISDAVKVLVQKALVDRITDPLDSRSHHLELTPAGKQMVDQTSSFADVLHGLVQSFGQEQKTILYESLFKLIFELTQRGLIQVQRMCKTCRHYRFDGQIHYCGLLQIPLEAGLLRLDCPEHEQVL; the protein is encoded by the coding sequence ATGACGGATTCCATATTCAATTTAGAACAACAAAACAGCTCCGTAGACGCCAAGATTGTAGCGGGGCTGGAACGGGTGGGGGAAGTATTTCGGGTGTTGCTCTGGCAACAAAGTCGGGATACCGGACTCAGTCCTATTCAGATTCAAGTACTGCTTTTCCTGGCTTTCCACGAACCTACGCAATGCAAAGTTGGGTATCTGGCGAAGGAATTTAACCTGACCAAGCCCACCATTAGCGATGCCGTAAAAGTATTGGTTCAGAAGGCTCTGGTCGATCGCATTACGGACCCTCTGGACAGTCGAAGTCACCATCTAGAACTGACGCCCGCCGGAAAGCAAATGGTCGATCAGACCAGTTCGTTTGCCGACGTTCTGCACGGATTAGTGCAGTCATTCGGGCAGGAACAGAAAACGATCCTGTACGAAAGTCTATTCAAGCTCATCTTTGAGCTTACGCAACGCGGCTTAATCCAGGTTCAGCGTATGTGCAAAACCTGCCGTCACTACCGGTTTGATGGGCAGATTCATTATTGCGGTTTACTACAAATTCCGCTGGAAGCCGGGCTGTTACGGCTGGATTGCCCCGAGCACGAGCAGGTGCTTTAA